The following coding sequences lie in one Vidua chalybeata isolate OUT-0048 chromosome 16, bVidCha1 merged haplotype, whole genome shotgun sequence genomic window:
- the MAFK gene encoding transcription factor MafK isoform X1, producing MEQQVTSRVSSLRAGALLRVAVAISEQFCPEDCAQVMTTNPKPNKALKVKEESGENAPVLSDDELVSMSVRELNQHLRGLTKEEVIRLKQRRRTLKNRGYAASCRIKRVTQKEELERQRVELQQEVEKLARENSSMKLELDALRSKYEALQTFARTVARGPITPTKVATTSVITIVKSAEISSSSVPFSAAS from the exons ATGGAGCAACAGGTGACCAGCAGGGTTTCATCACTCAGAGCTGGAGCATTGCTCAGGGTGGCAG ttgcAATTTCTGAGCAGTTTTGTCCGGAAGACTGTGCTCAGGTTATGACGACTAATCCCAAACCGAACAAGGCATTAAAG GTAAAGGAGGAGTCAGGAGAGAATGCCCCAGTGCTGAGTGATGATGAACTCGTGTCAATGTCCGTACGGGAGCTGAACCAGCACCTGAGGGGTCTCACCAAAGAGGAGGTCATCCGTCTGAAGCAGCGGAGGCGCACGCTGAAGAACCGGGGCTACGCTGCCAGCTGCCGCATCAAGCGTGTGACTCAGAAAGAGGAGCTCGAGAGGCAGCGGGTTGAGCTGCAGCAAGAGGTGGAGAAGCTGGccagagaaaacagcagcatgAAGCTAGAGCTGGATGCCTTGCGCTCCAAGTACGAAGCACTCCAGACCTTTGCTCGTACTGTGGCGCGAGGGCCTATTACCCCGACCAAAGTTGCCACCACCAGTGTCATCACCATCGTGAAATCAGCCGAAATCTCATCCAGTTCTGTGCCGTTTTCAGCAGCCTCCTAG
- the MAFK gene encoding transcription factor MafK isoform X2: MTTNPKPNKALKVKEESGENAPVLSDDELVSMSVRELNQHLRGLTKEEVIRLKQRRRTLKNRGYAASCRIKRVTQKEELERQRVELQQEVEKLARENSSMKLELDALRSKYEALQTFARTVARGPITPTKVATTSVITIVKSAEISSSSVPFSAAS, from the exons ATGACGACTAATCCCAAACCGAACAAGGCATTAAAG GTAAAGGAGGAGTCAGGAGAGAATGCCCCAGTGCTGAGTGATGATGAACTCGTGTCAATGTCCGTACGGGAGCTGAACCAGCACCTGAGGGGTCTCACCAAAGAGGAGGTCATCCGTCTGAAGCAGCGGAGGCGCACGCTGAAGAACCGGGGCTACGCTGCCAGCTGCCGCATCAAGCGTGTGACTCAGAAAGAGGAGCTCGAGAGGCAGCGGGTTGAGCTGCAGCAAGAGGTGGAGAAGCTGGccagagaaaacagcagcatgAAGCTAGAGCTGGATGCCTTGCGCTCCAAGTACGAAGCACTCCAGACCTTTGCTCGTACTGTGGCGCGAGGGCCTATTACCCCGACCAAAGTTGCCACCACCAGTGTCATCACCATCGTGAAATCAGCCGAAATCTCATCCAGTTCTGTGCCGTTTTCAGCAGCCTCCTAG